GAGGGGCAACTCGACCTGCGCGAGGCGTGGGTCTGCGAGGCTTTGCGTGAAGCCCTTGGCGCCTACGAAAAAGTGGCGCGTCCCTCCCTGGTGATGCTCAAAGATTTCCCCTCCGAGTACCGCCTGCTCTTTCGCGAATTCACCAATCACGGGTTCGCCCGGATGCCGGGGATGCCCTCGGCGCAGCTCCGATTGGACTTTGCCAGCTTCGAAGAATACATGCAGGTAAAGCTCAGCAAGGTCTTCAGAAAGAATCTGCGGCGAAAGTTCAAGGCGCTCAGCCAGCATCCTCCGATCACGATGGAGGTGGTGTCCGACGTCACGCCCTACATCGATGCGATCCTGCCGCTGTACCTGCAGGTCTACAAACGCGCCAGGATGAGTTTCGAGGTGCTTAACCGTGAGTATTTCCTGGCCTTAAGCACCTTGTTGCCGGACAAAACCCGGTATTTCCTCTGGCGGCAGGAAGGCAGGATCATCGCGTTTAACCTGTGCTTGTTACACGACGGTACCCTTCATGATCTCGACGTCGGTTTTGATTACTCCCTGGCCCTGGACCTGCACCTTTACTTTGTGACCTGGCGCGACGTGATCCAGTGGTGCCTGCAACACGGCATCCACACCTATCACGCTGGGCCGTTGAACTACGATCCGAAACTGCACTTGCGGCTCGAGTTGCTGGCGCAGGACGTCTATGCACGCCATCGTTCGAAGTTGATAAATCCGCTCCTGCGGATCGCCATGGATTACCTGGGCCCGGTCCGTTACGAACCGGTGCTCCGGAAGTTTCCGAATTACGCCGAATTGTTCGGTTGATCCGCCCGTCTGCGTGCTGGGACGCAGCTCTACGCGCCGCTCAGGAAGAAGCTTCCGACACCCCGGACGGTCCCTTCATCGTCACGGCAGGTTTCGGCAGGTCCGGATCCAGAAAGCCAAGCGCGTGCGGTGGTTTGATTACGCGTACCCCGGCGGCCTGTTGCTGCCCACGAATCTTTACGTGCAACTCATGCATTTTGGTCCAGTGCACCTTCGGTTTGTAATGGTGCTCGGCATGGTAGCCGTTGTTAAACCAAAGCACGTTGTACAGTTTGTTATAACTGCTCACC
The nucleotide sequence above comes from Verrucomicrobiota bacterium. Encoded proteins:
- a CDS encoding GNAT family N-acetyltransferase, with product MSFTAQTDRLGITLGQIQNLAHEASWIGRTSVGQAWVFDAAAKIDPRLWRDAFQQYVRDARFYEVTEQTLKDQFSQHFLVLRNEANGAAAVQPFFFVSQDLTAGLPPSVRAWVTALRRRWPKLFYLTILMVGSPAGEGQLDLREAWVCEALREALGAYEKVARPSLVMLKDFPSEYRLLFREFTNHGFARMPGMPSAQLRLDFASFEEYMQVKLSKVFRKNLRRKFKALSQHPPITMEVVSDVTPYIDAILPLYLQVYKRARMSFEVLNREYFLALSTLLPDKTRYFLWRQEGRIIAFNLCLLHDGTLHDLDVGFDYSLALDLHLYFVTWRDVIQWCLQHGIHTYHAGPLNYDPKLHLRLELLAQDVYARHRSKLINPLLRIAMDYLGPVRYEPVLRKFPNYAELFG